In one Choloepus didactylus isolate mChoDid1 chromosome 1, mChoDid1.pri, whole genome shotgun sequence genomic region, the following are encoded:
- the LOC119545556 gene encoding keratin-associated protein 26-1-like, with the protein MSCNNYCSRNYSSGSLRNSCHVPVTSSFALCPTNVGYGDAVCLPSTCQGSTWILDNCHGTCSDPTKETCGEPTSCQPAICEPSNCETSCCSSTAYYVPRPCQGTSFLPASSYNHGSCFPVPYRPLNYGPSSCRPLRHLLYSFQPLGYAPSGYRPLNSFSHSCRPLSLLTYGHQPLGCLAGGPQSLSFVPSSLRPLRPLSRGCQPLTPVVSTCHPSCYAVGSC; encoded by the coding sequence ATGTCTTGCAACAACTACTGCTCTAGAAACTACAGCTCAGGATCGCTCAGAAATTCCTGCCATGTTCCTGTCACCTCTTCCTTTGCCCTCTGCCCTACCAATGTGGGCTATGGAGATGCCGTCTGCTTACCCAGTACCTGTCAAGGCAGTACCTGGATCCTGGACAACTGCCATGGGACATGTAGTGACCCAACTAAAGAGACCTGCGGTGAACCAACCAGCTGCCAGCCAGCCATCTGTGAGCCCAGCAACTGTGAAACTTCTTGCTGCTCTTCCACTGCATACTATGTGCCCAGACCCTGCCAAGGAACCAGCTTTCTTCCTGCATCTTCCTACAACCATGGTTCCTGCTTTCCAGTACCCTATAGACCTCTGAACTATGGACCTAGCAGCTGCCGTCCACTCAGGCACCTACTCTACAGCTTCCAGCCCTTAGGCTATGCACCCAGTGGCTATCGACCCTTAAATTCTTTCTCTCATAGCTGCCGTCCCCTGAGCCTCCTCACATATGGACACCAACCCTTAGGTTGTTTGGCTGGTGGTCCTCAATCATTGAGTTTTGTGCCCAGCAGCCTCAGACCTCTGCGGCCCCTCTCTCGTGGTTGCCAACCGTTGACTCCTGTGGTCAGCACTTGTCATCCATCCTGCTATGCAGTGGGGAGCTGCTAA